A section of the Gallus gallus isolate bGalGal1 chromosome 4, bGalGal1.mat.broiler.GRCg7b, whole genome shotgun sequence genome encodes:
- the CLOCK gene encoding circadian locomoter output cycles protein kaput isoform X5, which translates to MTDGNIIYVSESVTPLLEHLPSDLVDQSVFNFIPEGEHSEIYKILSSHLLESDSLTPEYLKSKNQLEFCCHMLRGTIDPKEQPTYEYVKFIGNFKCLNNVPNSAHNGFEGTIQRSHRPSYEDKVCFIATVRLATPQFIKEMCTVEEPNEEFTSRHSLEWKFLFLDHRAPPIIGYLPFEVLGTSGYDYYHVDDLDNLAKCHEHLMQYGKGKSCYYRFLTKGQQWIWLQTHYYITYHQWNSRPEFIVCTHTVVSYAEVRAERRRELGIEESLPEIKADKSQDSGSDNHINTVSLKEALERFDTSPTPSASSRSSRKSSHTAVSDHSSTPTKMTVDTSTPPRQSLSAHEKSTQRRSSLSSQSLSSQSLGQPVTQPTMSQPATLQLQSSMSQPVFQFSAQLGAMQHLKDQLEQRTRMIEANIHRQQEELRKIQEQLQIVHGQGLQMFLQQSTSGLNFSSVQLTSGNSSSVQQLAPGNMQGQVVQTNQTQSGMNTGHTSTPHMIQQQPLQSSASQHNQQNVLSGHGQQSSLAGQSQNTVSTPLYNTMVISQPTAGNVVQVPSSLPQNNNQNAAAVTTFTQDRQIRFSQGQQLVTKLVTAPVACGAVMVPSTMFMGQVVTAYPTFAAQQQQPQTLPVTQQQQQQQQQQQQSQQDQQQQQQQLTAVQQPAQPQLTQHPQQFLQTSRLLHGNQSAQLILSAAFPLQQSTFTQSHHQQHQPQQQQLSRHRTDKMTDPSKAQPQ; encoded by the exons ATGACAGATGGAAATATAATATATGTGTCTGAAAGTGTAACTCCTTTACTTGAACATTTGCCA tctgatCTTGTGGATCAGAGTGTATTTAATTTTATCCCAGAGGGGGAACATTCAGAAATTTATAAAATTCTGTCTTCTCATCTGCTGGAAAGCGATTCATTGACACCGGAATACTTAAAAT CAAAAAATCAGCTAGAATTCTGTTGCCATATGCTGCGAGGAACAATAGACCCAAAAGAGCAACCTACGTATGAATATGTAAAATTTATAGGCAATTTCAAGTGTTTGAATAATG TTCCCAATTCGGCACACAACGGTTTTGAAGGAACTATTCAGCGGTCGCACCGGCCTTCATATGAAGACAAAGTTTGCTTTATAGCCACAGTTAGATTAGCTACACCTCAATTTATCAAG gAAATGTGCACTGTTGAAGAACCCAATGAAGAGTTCACATCTAGGCATAGCTTAGAATGGAAGTTCCTATTCTTGGATCACAG GGCACCTCCAATAATAGGCTATCTTCCATTTGAAGTTTTGGGAACATCAGGCTATGATTATTATCATGTGGATGATCTAGATAATCTGGCAAAATGTCATGAGCATT TAATGCAATATGGGAAAGGGAAGTCATGTTATTACAGATTCCTTACAAAGGGACAGCAATGGATTTGGCTGCAAACACATTACTATATCACGTACCACCAGTGGAATTCCAGGCCAGAGTTTATTGTCTGTACGCACACAGTTGTAAG TTATGCAGAAGTCAGAGCAGAAAGGCGGCGAGAACTTGGTATTGAGGAGTCTCTGCCAGAGATAAAAGCAGATAAA AGTCAAGACTCTGGGTCTGATAATCACATCAACACGGTGAGCCTCAAAGAAGCTCTGGAAAGGTTTGATACCAGCCCCACACCTTCTGCTTCCTCCAGGAGTTCAAGAAAATCTTCACATACTGCAGTATCAGATCATTCAT CGACACCAACTAAAATGACAGTGGACACTAGCACTCCCCCAAGACAAAGCTTATCTGCTCATGAAAAGTCTACACAAAGAAGATCATCTCTGAGTAGTCAG TCTTTAAGCTCCCAGTCTCTTGGACAACCAGTAACACAGCCAACGATGTCGCAGCCTGCTACTTTACAGCTCCAGTCCAGCATGTCCCAG CCTGTCTTTCAGTTTTCAGCTCAATTAGGAGCTATGCAGCACCTAAAGGACCAGCTAGAGCAAAGAACACGCATGATAGAGGCAAATATTCATCGGCAGCAGGAAGAGTTGCGGAAAATTCAAGAACAGCTTCAGATTGTCCACGGTCAAGGACTGCAG atgttctTGCAGCAGTCAACTTCTGGACTAAACTTCAGTTCTGTGCAGCTTACATCTGGAAATTCTTCAAGTGTTCAGCAACTTGCACCAGGAAACATGCAAGGTCAGGTTGTTCAAACTAATCAGACTCAAAGTGGAATGAACACAGGACATACAAGTACACCACACATGATCCAGCAACAGcctttgcagagctctgcatcACAG CATAATCAGCAAAATGTACTTAGTGGACACGGTCAACAATCTTCTCTTGCCGGTCAGTCCCAGAACACAGTCTCAACACCTTTGTATAACACTATGGTGATTTCTCAGCCAACAGCCGGAAATGTGGTCCAGGTTCCTTCTAGCTTACCACAGAACAATAACCAGAATGCTGCTGCAGTAACTACTTTTACACAAGATAGACAAATCAG ATTTTCTCAAGGTCAGCAGCTTGTAACAAAACTTGTCACAGCCCCAGTAGCGTGTGGAGCGGTAATGGTACCAAGTACTATGTTTATGGGACAGGTGGTGACAGCTTATCCCACTTTTGctgcccaacagcagcagccacagactTTGCCAGtaacacagcaacagcagcagcagcagcagcagcagcagcaaagtcagcaagaccagcagcagcagcagcagcagctcactgcagttCAACAACCAGCTCAGCCACAGCTGACCCAGCACCCGCAACAGTTCCTACAG ACATCCAGGTTACTTCACGGAAATCAGTCAGCTCAGCTTatcctctctgctgctttcccactACAGCAAAGCACTTTTACTCAGtcccaccaccagcagcaccagccgcagcagcagcagctctcacgGCACAGAACTGACAAGATGACGGATCCTTCCAAAGCGCAGCCACAGTAG
- the CLOCK gene encoding circadian locomoter output cycles protein kaput, which yields MFFTISTHKMSSIADRNDGSIFDGLVEEDDKDKAKRVSRNKSEKKRRDQFNVLIKELGSMLPGNARKMDKSTVLQKSIDFLRKHKEITAQSDASEIRQDWKPTFLSNEEFTQLMLEALDGFFLAIMTDGNIIYVSESVTPLLEHLPSDLVDQSVFNFIPEGEHSEIYKILSSHLLESDSLTPEYLKSKNQLEFCCHMLRGTIDPKEQPTYEYVKFIGNFKCLNNVPNSAHNGFEGTIQRSHRPSYEDKVCFIATVRLATPQFIKEMCTVEEPNEEFTSRHSLEWKFLFLDHRAPPIIGYLPFEVLGTSGYDYYHVDDLDNLAKCHEHLMQYGKGKSCYYRFLTKGQQWIWLQTHYYITYHQWNSRPEFIVCTHTVVSYAEVRAERRRELGIEESLPEIKADKSQDSGSDNHINTVSLKEALERFDTSPTPSASSRSSRKSSHTAVSDHSSTPTKMTVDTSTPPRQSLSAHEKSTQRRSSLSSQSLSSQSLGQPVTQPTMSQPATLQLQSSMSQPVFQFSAQLGAMQHLKDQLEQRTRMIEANIHRQQEELRKIQEQLQIVHGQGLQLSSGPCVPKIHRTDVTVPEMFLQQSTSGLNFSSVQLTSGNSSSVQQLAPGNMQGQVVQTNQTQSGMNTGHTSTPHMIQQQPLQSSASQHNQQNVLSGHGQQSSLAGQSQNTVSTPLYNTMVISQPTAGNVVQVPSSLPQNNNQNAAAVTTFTQDRQIRFSQGQQLVTKLVTAPVACGAVMVPSTMFMGQVVTAYPTFAAQQQQPQTLPVTQQQQQQQQQQQQSQQDQQQQQQQLTAVQQPAQPQLTQHPQQFLQTSRLLHGNQSAQLILSAAFPLQQSTFTQSHHQQHQPQQQQLSRHRTDKMTDPSKAQPQ from the exons ATGTTTTTTACCATAAGCACCCATAAAATGAGCTCCATTGCAGACAG aaatgatgGAAGCATTTTTGATGGTCTGGTGGAAGAAGATGACAAAGATAAAGCAAAGAG AGTGTCTAGAAACAAGTCTGAAAAGAAACGTCGAGATCAGTTTAATGTTCTTATCAAAGAGCTGGGTTCCATGCTTCCAGGTAATGCTCGGAAGATGGATAAATCCACTGTACTGCAGAAGAGCATTGACTTTTTACGGAAGCACAAAG AAATTACTGCACAGTCAGATGCCAGTGAGATTCGACAGGACTGGAAACCAACATTCCTTAGTAATGAAGAGTTCACGCAGTTAATGTTAGAG GCtcttgatggtttttttttagcaattATGACAGATGGAAATATAATATATGTGTCTGAAAGTGTAACTCCTTTACTTGAACATTTGCCA tctgatCTTGTGGATCAGAGTGTATTTAATTTTATCCCAGAGGGGGAACATTCAGAAATTTATAAAATTCTGTCTTCTCATCTGCTGGAAAGCGATTCATTGACACCGGAATACTTAAAAT CAAAAAATCAGCTAGAATTCTGTTGCCATATGCTGCGAGGAACAATAGACCCAAAAGAGCAACCTACGTATGAATATGTAAAATTTATAGGCAATTTCAAGTGTTTGAATAATG TTCCCAATTCGGCACACAACGGTTTTGAAGGAACTATTCAGCGGTCGCACCGGCCTTCATATGAAGACAAAGTTTGCTTTATAGCCACAGTTAGATTAGCTACACCTCAATTTATCAAG gAAATGTGCACTGTTGAAGAACCCAATGAAGAGTTCACATCTAGGCATAGCTTAGAATGGAAGTTCCTATTCTTGGATCACAG GGCACCTCCAATAATAGGCTATCTTCCATTTGAAGTTTTGGGAACATCAGGCTATGATTATTATCATGTGGATGATCTAGATAATCTGGCAAAATGTCATGAGCATT TAATGCAATATGGGAAAGGGAAGTCATGTTATTACAGATTCCTTACAAAGGGACAGCAATGGATTTGGCTGCAAACACATTACTATATCACGTACCACCAGTGGAATTCCAGGCCAGAGTTTATTGTCTGTACGCACACAGTTGTAAG TTATGCAGAAGTCAGAGCAGAAAGGCGGCGAGAACTTGGTATTGAGGAGTCTCTGCCAGAGATAAAAGCAGATAAA AGTCAAGACTCTGGGTCTGATAATCACATCAACACGGTGAGCCTCAAAGAAGCTCTGGAAAGGTTTGATACCAGCCCCACACCTTCTGCTTCCTCCAGGAGTTCAAGAAAATCTTCACATACTGCAGTATCAGATCATTCAT CGACACCAACTAAAATGACAGTGGACACTAGCACTCCCCCAAGACAAAGCTTATCTGCTCATGAAAAGTCTACACAAAGAAGATCATCTCTGAGTAGTCAG TCTTTAAGCTCCCAGTCTCTTGGACAACCAGTAACACAGCCAACGATGTCGCAGCCTGCTACTTTACAGCTCCAGTCCAGCATGTCCCAG CCTGTCTTTCAGTTTTCAGCTCAATTAGGAGCTATGCAGCACCTAAAGGACCAGCTAGAGCAAAGAACACGCATGATAGAGGCAAATATTCATCGGCAGCAGGAAGAGTTGCGGAAAATTCAAGAACAGCTTCAGATTGTCCACGGTCAAGGACTGCAG CTGTCTTCTGGACCTTGTGTGCCCAAAATTCATAGAACTGATGTTACTGTTCCTGAG atgttctTGCAGCAGTCAACTTCTGGACTAAACTTCAGTTCTGTGCAGCTTACATCTGGAAATTCTTCAAGTGTTCAGCAACTTGCACCAGGAAACATGCAAGGTCAGGTTGTTCAAACTAATCAGACTCAAAGTGGAATGAACACAGGACATACAAGTACACCACACATGATCCAGCAACAGcctttgcagagctctgcatcACAG CATAATCAGCAAAATGTACTTAGTGGACACGGTCAACAATCTTCTCTTGCCGGTCAGTCCCAGAACACAGTCTCAACACCTTTGTATAACACTATGGTGATTTCTCAGCCAACAGCCGGAAATGTGGTCCAGGTTCCTTCTAGCTTACCACAGAACAATAACCAGAATGCTGCTGCAGTAACTACTTTTACACAAGATAGACAAATCAG ATTTTCTCAAGGTCAGCAGCTTGTAACAAAACTTGTCACAGCCCCAGTAGCGTGTGGAGCGGTAATGGTACCAAGTACTATGTTTATGGGACAGGTGGTGACAGCTTATCCCACTTTTGctgcccaacagcagcagccacagactTTGCCAGtaacacagcaacagcagcagcagcagcagcagcagcagcaaagtcagcaagaccagcagcagcagcagcagcagctcactgcagttCAACAACCAGCTCAGCCACAGCTGACCCAGCACCCGCAACAGTTCCTACAG ACATCCAGGTTACTTCACGGAAATCAGTCAGCTCAGCTTatcctctctgctgctttcccactACAGCAAAGCACTTTTACTCAGtcccaccaccagcagcaccagccgcagcagcagcagctctcacgGCACAGAACTGACAAGATGACGGATCCTTCCAAAGCGCAGCCACAGTAG